Proteins from a genomic interval of Bradyrhizobium sp. CCGB01:
- a CDS encoding fumarate hydratase: protein MNAPTAFPDPSKPVPPYKHTPLFPLGKDETPYKKITAEGVRVEKVLGKDMLVVSREALRALSEAAFGDINHYLRPGHLKQLRAILEDGEASPNDKFVALDFLKNANIAAGGVLPMCQDTGTAIIMGKKGCNVITDGDDEAALSEGARDAYLRRNLRYSQVAPLSMYEEKNTANNMPAQCEIYAEGDDAYKFMFMAKGGGSANKSFLFQATPSVLTKDRLLAFLKEKILTLGTAACPPYHLAIVIGGTSAELCMKTVKLASARYLDALPTHGSPDGNAFRDVEMEQEIHKMTQSLGVGAQFGGKYFCHDVRVIRMPRHGASLPIGLGVSCSADRQVLGKITKDGVYLEELEHNPAQYLPQVEESLGGEVVKIDLNQPMKDILATFSKYPTKTRVSMTGTMIVARDSAHAKLRERLDKGEPLPDYFKNHPVYYAGPAKTPEGYASGAFGPTTAGRMDSFVDQFQAAGGSMVMVAKGNRAPAVREACKKYGGFYLGSIGGAAANLAEHCIKKVEVLEYPELGMEAIWRIEVVDFPAFIIIDDKGNDFFKELNLG, encoded by the coding sequence ATGAACGCTCCCACCGCCTTCCCCGATCCGTCAAAGCCCGTTCCGCCCTACAAGCACACCCCGCTGTTCCCGCTGGGCAAGGACGAGACGCCTTACAAGAAGATCACGGCCGAGGGCGTCCGGGTCGAGAAGGTCCTGGGGAAGGACATGCTGGTGGTGTCGCGCGAGGCGCTGCGGGCGCTGTCGGAGGCGGCTTTCGGCGACATCAACCATTACCTGCGGCCCGGCCACCTGAAGCAGCTCCGCGCGATCCTGGAGGACGGCGAGGCCAGCCCGAACGACAAGTTCGTCGCGCTGGACTTTTTGAAGAACGCCAACATCGCCGCCGGGGGCGTGCTGCCGATGTGCCAGGACACTGGCACCGCGATCATCATGGGCAAGAAGGGCTGCAACGTCATCACCGACGGTGACGACGAGGCGGCGCTGTCGGAGGGCGCGCGCGATGCTTACCTGCGCCGCAATCTGCGCTACTCGCAGGTCGCGCCCTTGTCGATGTACGAGGAGAAGAACACCGCCAACAACATGCCGGCGCAGTGCGAGATCTACGCCGAGGGCGATGATGCCTACAAGTTCATGTTCATGGCCAAGGGCGGCGGCTCCGCCAACAAGAGCTTTCTGTTCCAGGCCACGCCTTCGGTGCTGACCAAGGACCGGCTGCTCGCCTTCCTGAAGGAGAAGATCCTCACGCTGGGCACCGCCGCCTGTCCCCCTTACCACCTCGCCATCGTGATCGGCGGCACCTCGGCCGAGCTCTGCATGAAGACGGTGAAGCTTGCCTCCGCCCGCTATCTCGACGCGCTGCCGACGCACGGCTCGCCTGACGGCAACGCCTTCCGCGACGTCGAGATGGAGCAGGAAATCCACAAGATGACGCAGTCGCTCGGCGTCGGCGCGCAGTTCGGCGGCAAGTATTTCTGCCACGACGTGCGCGTGATCCGCATGCCGCGCCACGGCGCCTCGCTGCCGATCGGGCTCGGCGTGTCGTGCTCGGCCGACCGCCAGGTGCTCGGGAAGATCACGAAGGACGGCGTCTATCTCGAGGAGCTCGAGCACAATCCGGCGCAGTACCTGCCGCAGGTCGAGGAGTCGCTTGGCGGCGAGGTCGTCAAGATCGACCTCAACCAGCCGATGAAGGATATTTTGGCGACGTTCTCGAAGTACCCGACCAAGACGCGGGTCTCGATGACCGGCACCATGATCGTCGCGCGCGATTCCGCGCATGCCAAGCTGCGCGAGCGGCTCGACAAGGGCGAGCCGTTGCCGGACTACTTCAAGAACCATCCGGTCTACTACGCCGGCCCGGCCAAGACGCCCGAGGGCTACGCTTCCGGCGCATTCGGTCCGACCACCGCGGGCCGCATGGATTCCTTCGTCGACCAGTTCCAGGCCGCCGGCGGTTCGATGGTGATGGTCGCGAAAGGCAACCGGGCGCCTGCCGTGCGCGAGGCCTGCAAGAAGTATGGCGGCTTCTATCTCGGCTCGATCGGCGGTGCGGCGGCGAACCTTGCCGAGCACTGCATCAAGAAGGTCGAGGTGCTCGAATATCCCGAGCTTGGCATGGAAGCGATCTGGCGCATCGAAGTCGTCGACTTCCCGGCGTTCATCATCATCGATGACAAGGGGAACGACTTCTTCAAGGAACTGAACCTGGGCTAG
- a CDS encoding isoprenylcysteine carboxylmethyltransferase family protein: MIAKLLLQNTITTVAMGALLFACAGTLHWPSAWVFLATCALLGPLCGWWLYRVDPALLAERLRPVLQKDQPAADKVFMAVFVVAMLAWLVAMGLDRRAQSSDMPLAFQVLGLALFVLSTLFILWVFRANSFAAPVVKLQAERAQRVISTGPYAHVRHPMYSGMILFFAGVPLLLGSWWGLVMVPLILVLFAIRIGIEERTLREGLPGYTDYVARVRYRLLPGVW, translated from the coding sequence ATGATCGCAAAACTGCTGTTGCAGAACACGATCACCACCGTCGCGATGGGCGCGCTGCTGTTCGCTTGCGCCGGGACTTTGCACTGGCCTTCGGCCTGGGTCTTCCTCGCCACCTGCGCCCTGCTCGGCCCGCTCTGCGGCTGGTGGCTTTATCGGGTCGATCCGGCGCTGCTCGCCGAACGTCTGCGACCGGTCCTGCAAAAGGACCAGCCCGCCGCCGACAAGGTGTTCATGGCCGTCTTCGTCGTCGCGATGCTGGCGTGGCTGGTCGCGATGGGGCTCGACCGGCGCGCGCAATCCTCCGACATGCCGCTTGCGTTCCAGGTGCTCGGCCTTGCTCTGTTCGTACTCTCGACCCTGTTCATCCTCTGGGTGTTCCGCGCGAACTCGTTCGCCGCGCCCGTGGTGAAGCTGCAGGCCGAACGCGCACAGCGCGTGATCTCGACCGGGCCCTACGCACATGTGCGCCATCCCATGTACAGCGGCATGATCCTGTTCTTCGCCGGCGTGCCGCTGCTGCTGGGCTCGTGGTGGGGCCTTGTGATGGTGCCGCTCATCCTCGTTTTGTTTGCGATCCGCATCGGCATCGAGGAGCGCACACTGCGCGAGGGCCTGCCGGGCTATACCGACTATGTCGCGCGCGTGCGCTATCGCCTGCTGCCCGGCGTGTGGTGA
- a CDS encoding glutathione S-transferase: MKYELYYWPEIQGRGEYVRLALEEAGAAYVDVARGPRGTSAMMTIMDSHKGTPPFAPPFLKAGKLVIGQTANILLYLGARHGLAPKTEAGKLWVHELQLTITDLVVEIHDTHHPLGPSMYYEDQKSAAKKRTADFWSERLPKYLGYFEGLLAGNGGAYVTGRRLTYVDLSLFQIVDGLRYSFPKRMKAFEGDIPGLVGLHDRVAARPNIKAYLASERRIAFNEQGIFRCYKELDC; this comes from the coding sequence ATGAAGTACGAGCTCTACTACTGGCCCGAGATCCAGGGCCGCGGCGAATATGTGCGGCTGGCGCTGGAGGAGGCGGGGGCCGCTTATGTCGACGTCGCGCGCGGCCCGCGCGGCACCAGTGCGATGATGACGATCATGGATTCGCACAAGGGCACGCCGCCCTTTGCGCCGCCGTTCCTGAAAGCTGGCAAGCTCGTCATCGGCCAGACTGCCAACATCCTGCTCTATCTCGGCGCCCGTCACGGCCTCGCACCGAAGACGGAAGCCGGCAAGCTCTGGGTGCACGAGCTCCAGCTCACCATCACCGACCTCGTGGTCGAGATCCACGACACCCATCATCCGCTCGGGCCTTCGATGTACTATGAAGACCAGAAGTCGGCGGCGAAGAAGCGCACCGCCGATTTCTGGAGCGAGCGCTTGCCGAAATATCTCGGCTATTTCGAAGGGCTTCTCGCGGGCAATGGCGGCGCCTATGTCACCGGTCGCCGCCTGACTTACGTCGATCTCTCGCTGTTCCAGATCGTCGATGGGCTGCGCTACTCCTTTCCCAAGCGCATGAAGGCATTCGAGGGAGATATCCCGGGCCTCGTCGGCCTGCACGATCGCGTCGCCGCGAGGCCGAATATCAAGGCTTATCTGGCGAGCGAACGCCGGATTGCCTTCAACGAGCAAGGCATCTTTCGTTGCTACAAGGAACTCGATTGCTAA
- a CDS encoding lectin: MIRIERSVTISSLALAKSVLVMALFAAPSAQAQSADMTFFVTSNGPGKGADLGGLEGADAQCQKLAQAGGAGAKTWRAYLSTQAADGKPAVNARDRIGKGPWQNAKGAVIAKDVADLHGAANNLTKQTALSEKGEGINGVGDQPNRHDILTGSQPDGTAFAGPDDRTCKNWTSSTQGAAMVGHLDRRGLRDDEPSKSWNSSHPSRGPDGGCSQADLKSTGGDGLMYCFASN, encoded by the coding sequence ATGATCCGTATCGAGAGATCCGTGACGATTTCAAGCCTCGCGCTTGCCAAGTCTGTACTTGTGATGGCGTTGTTTGCGGCGCCGTCGGCGCAAGCGCAGTCGGCCGACATGACGTTTTTCGTGACCTCGAATGGCCCTGGCAAGGGCGCCGATCTCGGCGGCCTGGAGGGGGCTGATGCGCAATGCCAGAAGCTTGCACAGGCCGGCGGTGCCGGCGCCAAGACTTGGCGCGCGTACCTCTCGACGCAGGCCGCCGACGGCAAGCCGGCCGTCAACGCCCGCGACCGCATCGGCAAGGGACCGTGGCAGAACGCCAAGGGGGCGGTGATTGCCAAGGACGTGGCCGACCTGCACGGCGCGGCCAACAACCTCACCAAGCAGACCGCGCTCAGCGAGAAGGGCGAGGGGATCAACGGCGTTGGCGACCAGCCGAACCGGCATGACATCCTCACGGGATCGCAACCGGACGGCACCGCGTTTGCCGGTCCGGACGATCGCACCTGCAAGAACTGGACGTCGAGCACGCAGGGCGCCGCGATGGTCGGCCATCTCGATCGCCGGGGCCTGCGCGACGACGAGCCGTCAAAGTCCTGGAACAGCTCTCACCCCTCGCGCGGTCCTGACGGCGGCTGCTCGCAGGCCGATCTGAAGAGCACCGGCGGCGACGGCCTGATGTATTGCTTCGCGTCGAATTGA
- a CDS encoding Tim44 domain-containing protein, producing the protein MPGIWETHMTFSQRSRTLFKTIAVVLALALPTALAISSADARVGGGMSSGSRGSRTYSAPPSTTTAPGSTSQFNRTYTQPGAGMNSAAAAPARGGLFGRAGGFMGGLAAGFLGAGLLGMLFGGGLFGGLGGLSSIIGLIIQIALVVLVVRLAMSWWQRRHTPQTAYANADAGAGPGPQPNSNYRSGLGGGLGGGLGGFGFGANNAPLEIKPDDYEAFERLLGDVQTAWSNEDVAKLHTLATPEMVSYLEQDLNQNRARNVVNKTSNVKLLQGDLAEAWREGETEYATVALRFALTDKTLDRNTGAVVAGSEQPGEATEVWTFARRPGSGWELSAIQQTN; encoded by the coding sequence ATGCCGGGGATTTGGGAAACGCACATGACTTTCTCGCAACGCTCCCGCACTCTCTTCAAGACCATCGCCGTCGTGCTGGCGCTTGCGCTGCCGACTGCGCTGGCGATCTCGTCCGCTGACGCGCGCGTCGGTGGCGGCATGTCGTCAGGTTCGCGCGGCTCGCGCACCTATTCGGCGCCGCCGTCGACCACGACCGCGCCGGGCTCGACGTCGCAGTTCAACCGCACCTACACCCAGCCGGGTGCAGGCATGAATTCAGCCGCAGCTGCGCCCGCGCGCGGCGGCCTGTTCGGCCGCGCCGGTGGCTTCATGGGCGGCCTTGCGGCCGGCTTCCTCGGCGCAGGCCTGCTCGGCATGCTGTTCGGCGGCGGCCTGTTCGGTGGCCTCGGCGGCCTGTCGTCGATCATTGGCCTGATCATCCAGATCGCGCTCGTGGTGCTGGTGGTCCGCCTTGCGATGTCGTGGTGGCAGCGCCGCCACACGCCGCAGACGGCCTATGCCAATGCTGACGCCGGCGCCGGTCCGGGACCGCAGCCGAACTCGAACTATCGCAGCGGCCTCGGTGGCGGACTTGGCGGCGGCCTCGGCGGCTTCGGCTTCGGCGCCAACAACGCGCCGCTCGAGATCAAGCCTGATGACTACGAGGCGTTCGAACGCCTGCTCGGCGACGTCCAGACCGCTTGGTCGAACGAGGACGTGGCCAAGCTGCATACGCTCGCGACGCCGGAGATGGTCTCCTATCTCGAGCAGGACCTTAACCAGAACCGCGCGCGCAACGTCGTCAACAAGACCAGCAACGTGAAGCTGCTGCAGGGCGACCTCGCGGAAGCCTGGCGCGAAGGCGAGACCGAATACGCCACGGTGGCGCTGCGCTTCGCGCTTACCGACAAGACGCTCGACCGCAACACCGGCGCGGTTGTCGCCGGCAGCGAGCAGCCCGGCGAGGCCACCGAGGTCTGGACCTTTGCCCGCCGTCCCGGCAGCGGCTGGGAACTGTCGGCGATCCAGCAGACCAACTGA
- the cckA gene encoding cell cycle histidine kinase CckA, with amino-acid sequence MTAETDHDLTREPVAAHEPSPRSGSIALVLLVAAGLVAVAIGLMTLGRAQAQPYILGILAVLAMVGLFNLFAFAAGIIRFADRNLDDPIIGRISDHSFDGLAVTDPRGHVVYSNAAYLTLTGATGPQEVRPVERVFIGNPDVSEAVFRLLKAAREGKRQQEEVRISGQDGSQGRWLRMRVRPLGSGKREAKYAVWSIADITRDRERQEDVFQELQHAIEYLDHAPCGFFSVNPAGELAYVNATLANWLDYDLAEIGSGGLKLADIVSGDGASLLSSIVAVPGEVKTEVFDIDLRMRTGKTMPVRLYHKLAFGADGAPGPSRTLVISRARDERSDPDRAAEVRFMRFFDHTPMTIATVDRGGNVVRANARYAKLVQGLGLDSASKSIFRAVNARDRNLLIAAINQAAEGQADIAPVEVALEGTKDRWGQFFVTPVDAAENDAEAAIVHMLETTERRALENQINQSQKMETVGQLAGGIAHDFNNVLSAIMMANDFLLNAHKPTDPSFQDIMQIKQNATRAATLVRQLLAFSRRQTLRPQVLDLGDALSDLAMLLRRLIGEKVKHETIHGRDLWPVKVDVSQFEQVIVNLAVNARDAMPDGGKLIIRTANVTAEEAAKLAYKGMPAAEYVRIEVADTGTGIPADIRDKIFEPFFSTKEVGKGTGLGLSTVYGIVKQTGGFIYVDSEPGQGTSFHIFLPRHHAEPEVQEQPAAVVSATNGAAKETAPAAAEAKPRTDLTGQGTILLVEDEEGLRALNARGLRSRGYTVVEAENGVEAMDVLEEQSGAIDLVVSDVVMPEMDGPTLLKAMREKNPDIKFIFVSGYAEDAFEKSLPEGQQFDFLPKPFTLSQLVAAVKETMAKAG; translated from the coding sequence ATGACTGCTGAGACCGACCACGACCTCACACGCGAGCCCGTTGCGGCGCACGAGCCGTCGCCGCGCTCGGGCAGCATTGCGCTGGTGCTGCTGGTGGCCGCCGGCCTCGTCGCCGTCGCCATCGGGCTGATGACGCTCGGGCGTGCGCAGGCGCAGCCCTATATCCTCGGCATCCTCGCCGTGCTGGCGATGGTCGGCCTGTTCAACCTGTTTGCCTTCGCCGCCGGCATCATCCGCTTCGCCGACCGCAATCTCGATGATCCCATCATCGGCCGCATCTCCGATCACTCCTTCGATGGCCTGGCGGTGACCGATCCGCGCGGCCATGTGGTCTATTCCAATGCGGCCTACCTGACGCTGACCGGCGCTACCGGCCCGCAGGAGGTGCGCCCCGTCGAGCGCGTCTTCATCGGCAACCCCGATGTCTCCGAAGCCGTGTTCCGCCTGCTGAAAGCGGCGCGCGAAGGCAAGCGGCAGCAGGAAGAGGTGCGCATTTCCGGTCAGGACGGCAGCCAGGGCCGCTGGCTGCGCATGCGCGTGCGTCCTCTCGGCAGCGGAAAGCGCGAGGCGAAATATGCGGTGTGGTCGATTGCCGACATCACCCGCGACCGCGAGCGCCAGGAGGACGTGTTCCAGGAGCTCCAGCACGCGATCGAATATCTTGACCACGCGCCCTGCGGGTTCTTCTCGGTCAATCCGGCGGGCGAACTCGCCTATGTCAACGCGACGCTGGCGAACTGGCTCGACTACGACCTCGCCGAGATCGGCTCCGGCGGCCTGAAGCTGGCCGACATCGTGTCCGGCGACGGCGCTTCGCTGCTGAGCTCGATCGTGGCCGTGCCGGGCGAGGTGAAGACCGAGGTCTTCGACATCGACCTGCGTATGCGCACCGGCAAGACCATGCCGGTGCGGCTCTATCACAAGCTCGCCTTCGGCGCCGATGGCGCGCCGGGGCCGTCGCGCACGCTCGTCATCAGCCGCGCCCGTGACGAGCGCAGCGATCCCGACCGCGCCGCCGAAGTGCGCTTCATGCGCTTCTTCGATCATACGCCGATGACGATCGCGACCGTCGACCGCGGCGGCAACGTCGTGCGGGCGAATGCGCGCTACGCCAAGCTCGTGCAGGGCCTCGGGCTCGACAGCGCCAGCAAGTCGATCTTCCGCGCGGTCAATGCGCGCGACCGGAACCTGCTGATCGCGGCGATCAACCAGGCCGCCGAAGGCCAGGCCGACATCGCGCCGGTCGAGGTGGCGCTGGAGGGGACCAAGGACCGCTGGGGCCAGTTCTTCGTCACGCCGGTCGACGCGGCCGAGAACGACGCGGAAGCCGCCATCGTGCACATGCTCGAGACCACCGAGCGGCGCGCGCTGGAGAACCAGATCAACCAGTCGCAGAAGATGGAGACGGTCGGCCAGCTCGCCGGCGGCATCGCCCACGACTTCAACAACGTGCTCTCCGCCATCATGATGGCGAACGATTTCCTGCTGAACGCGCACAAGCCGACCGATCCGTCGTTCCAGGACATCATGCAGATCAAGCAGAACGCGACGCGCGCCGCGACGCTGGTGCGGCAGTTGCTGGCGTTCTCGCGGCGGCAGACGCTGCGGCCGCAGGTGCTCGACCTCGGCGACGCGCTGTCCGATCTCGCCATGCTGCTGCGCCGGCTGATCGGCGAGAAGGTCAAGCACGAGACCATCCACGGCCGCGATCTCTGGCCGGTGAAGGTCGACGTCTCGCAGTTCGAGCAGGTGATCGTCAACCTCGCGGTCAACGCGCGCGACGCCATGCCCGACGGCGGCAAGCTTATCATCCGCACCGCCAACGTCACCGCGGAAGAAGCCGCCAAGCTCGCCTACAAGGGGATGCCGGCGGCGGAGTATGTGCGGATCGAGGTCGCCGACACCGGCACCGGCATCCCCGCCGACATCCGCGACAAGATCTTTGAGCCGTTCTTCTCGACCAAGGAAGTCGGCAAGGGCACTGGCCTTGGTCTTTCGACGGTCTATGGCATCGTCAAGCAGACCGGCGGTTTCATTTACGTCGACTCCGAGCCGGGGCAGGGCACCTCGTTCCATATCTTCCTGCCGCGCCATCACGCCGAGCCGGAGGTGCAGGAGCAGCCCGCAGCAGTGGTCAGCGCGACCAATGGCGCCGCGAAGGAGACCGCACCTGCGGCGGCGGAGGCCAAGCCGCGCACCGATCTCACCGGGCAGGGCACCATCCTTCTCGTCGAGGACGAAGAGGGCCTGCGCGCGCTGAACGCACGCGGCCTGCGCTCGCGCGGCTACACGGTGGTCGAGGCCGAGAACGGCGTCGAGGCCATGGACGTGCTGGAGGAGCAGAGCGGCGCCATCGATCTCGTCGTCTCCGACGTCGTGATGCCGGAGATGGACGGCCCGACCTTGCTCAAGGCGATGCGCGAGAAGAACCCCGACATCAAGTTCATCTTCGTCTCCGGCTACGCCGAGGACGCCTTCGAGAAGAGCCTGCCCGAGGGGCAGCAGTTCGACTTCCTGCCAAAGCCGTTCACGCTGAGCCAGCTCGTGGCGGCCGTGAAGGAGACGATGGCAAAGGCGGGGTGA
- the flhB gene encoding flagellar biosynthesis protein FlhB, producing the protein MAEDNDPESQTEDPTQKRLEEALERGDVAKSQEINTWFMIAGGTLVVSTFSGSVGTGLMAPMRNLLANSWMIKTDGRALLALMQQIEVAVLAAVGVPLLMLVLAAIAGNMLQHRLVWSAESLKPKFSKLSPAEGLKRIFGKQAAANFLKGLGKLVVLGAVMTMVLWPERHRMEAMVKLDPIAMLGATTSMTIHLLGAVVAALAIIAIGDYFFQYRSWFQRQKMSLQEIKEEFKQSEGDPHIKGKLRQLRQQRSKKRMMAAVPKASVIITNPTHYSVALSYERGMSAPICVAKGVDNLAFKIREIAREHDIPIVENVPLARALYATVEIDQEIPTEHYHAVAEVIGYVMRLKRGFGAGR; encoded by the coding sequence ATGGCGGAAGACAACGATCCCGAGAGTCAAACAGAAGACCCGACGCAAAAACGTCTCGAAGAGGCGCTCGAACGCGGCGACGTCGCCAAGAGCCAGGAGATCAACACCTGGTTCATGATCGCGGGCGGAACGCTCGTGGTCTCGACCTTCTCGGGCTCGGTCGGCACCGGGCTGATGGCGCCGATGCGCAACCTGCTTGCCAATTCCTGGATGATCAAGACCGACGGCAGGGCTCTGCTCGCGCTGATGCAGCAGATCGAAGTCGCCGTGCTCGCGGCGGTCGGCGTGCCCCTGCTGATGCTGGTGCTGGCGGCGATCGCCGGCAACATGCTCCAGCATCGCCTGGTCTGGTCGGCCGAATCCCTGAAACCCAAATTCAGCAAGCTGTCGCCGGCCGAGGGCCTCAAGCGCATCTTCGGCAAGCAGGCGGCCGCGAACTTCCTCAAGGGGCTGGGCAAGCTGGTCGTGCTCGGCGCGGTCATGACCATGGTCCTGTGGCCGGAGCGGCATCGCATGGAGGCGATGGTCAAGCTCGATCCGATCGCCATGCTGGGCGCCACCACCAGCATGACCATCCATCTGCTCGGCGCGGTGGTCGCGGCGCTCGCGATCATCGCCATTGGCGACTATTTCTTCCAATATCGCAGCTGGTTCCAGCGGCAGAAGATGTCGCTCCAGGAGATCAAGGAAGAGTTCAAGCAGTCCGAAGGCGACCCGCACATCAAGGGCAAACTCAGGCAATTGCGCCAGCAGCGCTCCAAGAAGCGCATGATGGCGGCGGTTCCCAAGGCCTCCGTGATCATCACCAACCCGACCCACTATTCGGTGGCGCTGTCCTACGAGCGCGGCATGTCGGCGCCGATCTGCGTCGCCAAGGGCGTCGACAATCTCGCCTTCAAGATCAGGGAGATCGCGCGCGAGCACGATATCCCGATCGTCGAGAACGTGCCGCTGGCCCGGGCGCTCTACGCCACCGTCGAAATCGACCAGGAAATCCCGACCGAGCATTACCATGCGGTCGCCGAAGTCATCGGCTACGTCATGCGGCTGAAGCGCGGATTCGGCGCCGGGCGGTGA
- the fliR gene encoding flagellar biosynthetic protein FliR yields the protein MRIDVSLLPALAASFMLAFARVGAMVMLLPGLGETNIPTRVKLAIALMLTMIILPLHRNAYHVDMGSIAPLLVLMLHEIVIGIVLGATARVTLSALQVAGSVIAQQMGLGFVTSVDPTQGQQGVLVGNFLTMLGVTLLFATDSHHLVIAALNDSYTIFAPGETVSSGDVASLATRAFSAAFLLGLQLSGPFLVFGLVFNIGLGVLARLMPQMQVYFVGVPLSIFAGFLVLAVVLTAMMGTYLDYFIGVMHQMMPLK from the coding sequence ATGCGCATCGACGTCTCGCTGCTGCCGGCGCTTGCCGCTTCCTTCATGCTCGCCTTCGCCCGGGTCGGCGCGATGGTGATGCTGCTGCCGGGGCTGGGCGAGACGAATATCCCGACGCGGGTGAAGCTGGCGATCGCGCTGATGCTCACGATGATCATCCTGCCGCTGCATCGCAACGCCTACCATGTCGACATGGGCTCGATCGCGCCGCTCCTGGTCCTGATGCTGCATGAGATCGTGATCGGCATCGTGCTGGGGGCGACCGCGCGCGTGACGTTGTCGGCGCTTCAGGTCGCGGGCTCCGTGATTGCGCAGCAGATGGGGCTCGGCTTCGTCACTTCGGTCGATCCGACACAGGGACAGCAGGGCGTGCTGGTCGGCAATTTCCTGACCATGCTCGGAGTGACGCTGCTGTTTGCCACCGACAGCCATCATCTGGTCATCGCGGCGCTGAACGACAGCTACACGATCTTCGCGCCCGGCGAGACCGTATCGAGCGGCGATGTCGCCTCGCTTGCCACGCGCGCCTTTTCGGCTGCATTCCTGCTCGGCCTGCAGCTTTCCGGGCCGTTCCTGGTGTTTGGCCTCGTCTTCAACATCGGCCTCGGCGTGCTGGCGCGGCTGATGCCGCAGATGCAGGTCTATTTCGTCGGCGTGCCGCTGTCGATCTTCGCGGGCTTCCTGGTGCTCGCCGTGGTGCTCACGGCGATGATGGGCACGTATCTCGATTACTTCATCGGTGTCATGCACCAGATGATGCCGTTGAAATAG
- the fliQ gene encoding flagellar biosynthesis protein FliQ, producing MTGPETLDVARDAIWTIVIVSSPLMVVGLVVGVVVSLFQALTQIQEQTLIYVPKILAIFATMLLALPFMADALHAHMLRISSRIIGG from the coding sequence ATGACCGGCCCTGAAACCCTCGACGTCGCGCGTGACGCGATCTGGACCATCGTGATCGTGTCGTCGCCGTTGATGGTGGTCGGCCTCGTGGTCGGCGTCGTCGTGTCGCTGTTCCAGGCCCTGACGCAGATCCAGGAGCAGACGCTGATCTACGTGCCGAAGATTTTGGCCATCTTCGCCACCATGCTGCTGGCGCTGCCGTTCATGGCCGACGCACTCCATGCCCACATGCTGCGGATCTCGTCGCGAATCATCGGCGGCTGA
- the fliE gene encoding flagellar hook-basal body complex protein FliE gives MASPTIAANAYASLARVLENSGAGKGSEASGQSFASLLKDAVGSVMESGRKSDAQTVAMAAGKANVMDVVTAVADTDVAVSTLVSVRDRVIAAYEDIMKMPI, from the coding sequence ATGGCATCACCGACAATCGCCGCCAACGCTTATGCCAGCCTCGCCCGCGTGCTGGAGAACAGCGGTGCCGGCAAGGGCAGCGAGGCGAGCGGCCAATCCTTCGCTTCGCTGCTGAAAGACGCTGTCGGCAGCGTCATGGAGTCCGGCCGCAAGTCCGACGCGCAGACGGTGGCGATGGCCGCCGGCAAGGCCAACGTGATGGACGTGGTGACGGCGGTCGCCGACACCGACGTTGCGGTGTCCACGCTGGTCTCGGTCCGCGACCGCGTGATCGCGGCCTACGAAGACATCATGAAGATGCCGATCTGA
- the flgC gene encoding flagellar basal body rod protein FlgC codes for MANDSSDFARSMAIATSGLRAQAGRMRVISENIANADSTSQTAGGDPYRRKVPTFSSALDRTLDAQVVTLGRIKPDQSNFRTKYEPNNPAADATGNVKYPNVNSVVEMTDMRDAQRSYEANLNIISATRRMIQRTLDILKS; via the coding sequence ATGGCGAATGACAGCAGCGACTTTGCCCGCTCTATGGCGATCGCGACCTCCGGCCTGCGCGCGCAGGCCGGGCGCATGCGGGTGATCTCGGAGAACATCGCAAACGCGGATTCGACCTCGCAGACCGCAGGCGGCGATCCTTACCGGCGCAAGGTGCCGACTTTCTCCTCCGCGCTCGATCGCACACTGGACGCACAGGTCGTCACCCTCGGCCGGATCAAGCCCGACCAGTCCAACTTCCGCACCAAATACGAGCCGAACAATCCGGCGGCGGATGCGACCGGCAACGTGAAATATCCCAACGTGAACTCGGTGGTCGAGATGACCGACATGCGCGATGCGCAGCGGTCCTACGAGGCCAATCTCAACATCATCAGTGCGACGCGCCGGATGATCCAGCGCACGCTCGACATCCTCAAGAGCTGA
- the flgB gene encoding flagellar basal body rod protein FlgB: MSINDLPVLSALRTKMQWHQERQRVLSENVSNSDTPKFRPRDLVEPKLDKSGAVTGSMGPLALTRTSGSHMTPSGAASSFDQNRNAGFETRPAGNAVNLEEEMMKAASNQMDYAAATSLYSKSLHLLKTAIGKG; this comes from the coding sequence ATGTCCATCAACGACCTCCCGGTGCTGTCGGCGCTGCGCACCAAGATGCAGTGGCACCAGGAACGCCAGCGCGTCCTGTCCGAGAACGTCTCCAATTCCGACACACCCAAATTCCGGCCGCGCGACCTGGTCGAGCCTAAGCTCGACAAATCAGGCGCCGTCACGGGCTCGATGGGCCCCCTGGCGCTCACCCGCACCAGCGGCTCCCACATGACACCGTCGGGCGCTGCCTCGAGCTTCGACCAGAACAGGAATGCAGGTTTCGAGACCCGCCCCGCGGGCAACGCCGTCAATCTCGAAGAGGAGATGATGAAGGCCGCCAGCAACCAGATGGACTACGCGGCGGCCACCTCGCTCTATTCGAAGAGCCTGCATCTGCTCAAGACCGCGATCGGCAAGGGCTAG